Proteins co-encoded in one Prevotella sp. E13-27 genomic window:
- the rbfA gene encoding 30S ribosome-binding factor RbfA translates to MQETRQNKIARLLQKELSMIFQEQTRSMHGVMVSVTRAKVSPDLSICTAYLSIFPSERGEELLKNIERSTQQIRFALGQRVRHQLRIVPELRFFIDDSLDYIDRIDELLGK, encoded by the coding sequence ATGCAGGAAACAAGACAAAACAAGATAGCAAGGCTGCTACAGAAGGAGCTGAGCATGATATTCCAGGAGCAGACGCGCAGCATGCACGGAGTGATGGTTAGCGTAACCCGCGCAAAGGTGTCGCCCGACCTCAGCATCTGCACTGCCTACCTTAGCATTTTCCCGTCAGAACGTGGTGAAGAGTTGCTGAAGAACATTGAGCGTAGCACACAGCAGATACGCTTCGCACTGGGACAACGCGTGCGCCATCAGCTGCGTATAGTGCCCGAACTGCGATTCTTCATTGACGACTCGCTCGACTATATTGACCGCATAGACGAACTGTTGGGAAAATAA
- a CDS encoding FtsX-like permease family protein, producing MNFPFFIARRYLFSKKSTNVINVISGISVIGVAVATMALVVTLSVFNGFSDLVASLFTAFDPQIEVTPCEGKTVAADDSTLTVIRELPEVEVSTECVEDMALVAFHGRQAVVTLKGVDDNFDQLTHIREILYGDGTFELHAADLSYGILGIGLAERLGTGYRFNEPLMVYAPRREGQLAMGDPADGFISDELYSPGVLFSVMQAKYDRNYVIAPIAFARQLFDQQGMVSSLELRLKSGSNFDAVKRKIEEIAAGRFYVKDRYEQQDDTFRIMKIEKLMAYIFLTFILVVACFNIIGSLSMLIVDKRDDVVTLRNLGATEKQITQVFLFEGRLISMMGAVIGIAVGLLLCWMQQTFGIIALGSSAGSFIVDSYPVSVHPTDVILVFFTVVVVGFLSVWYPVRYFSRRLLK from the coding sequence ATGAACTTCCCGTTTTTCATAGCACGACGATACCTCTTCTCAAAGAAGTCGACAAACGTTATCAATGTCATCAGCGGCATCAGCGTCATTGGCGTTGCTGTGGCTACCATGGCACTGGTGGTGACGCTGTCGGTGTTCAATGGTTTCAGCGACCTTGTGGCATCGCTCTTTACCGCCTTTGACCCACAGATAGAGGTAACACCGTGTGAGGGCAAGACCGTGGCTGCCGACGATTCCACGTTGACGGTTATACGTGAGCTGCCCGAGGTGGAAGTGTCAACAGAGTGTGTGGAGGATATGGCTTTGGTGGCCTTTCACGGTCGTCAGGCGGTGGTGACGCTGAAAGGTGTTGATGATAACTTTGACCAGCTGACACATATCCGTGAGATTCTCTATGGCGATGGCACGTTTGAGCTTCATGCTGCCGACCTCAGCTACGGCATTCTTGGCATTGGACTGGCTGAGAGACTGGGTACTGGCTACCGATTCAATGAGCCGCTCATGGTCTATGCTCCGCGTCGCGAAGGACAGCTGGCTATGGGTGACCCTGCCGACGGTTTTATCTCTGATGAGCTTTATTCGCCAGGAGTGCTCTTCTCTGTGATGCAGGCGAAGTATGACCGTAACTATGTCATAGCCCCGATAGCCTTTGCGCGTCAGCTGTTCGACCAGCAGGGCATGGTGTCGTCGTTGGAGCTCCGACTGAAGAGCGGCAGTAACTTCGATGCCGTGAAGCGAAAGATTGAGGAAATTGCTGCAGGACGGTTTTATGTCAAGGATCGCTACGAGCAGCAAGACGACACGTTCCGCATAATGAAGATTGAGAAGCTGATGGCTTACATCTTCCTTACATTTATTCTTGTGGTGGCTTGTTTCAATATCATCGGTTCGCTGTCTATGCTTATCGTTGACAAGCGCGATGATGTGGTGACGCTGCGTAACCTCGGTGCCACGGAGAAACAGATAACCCAGGTGTTTCTCTTTGAGGGCAGACTGATATCGATGATGGGAGCAGTCATCGGCATAGCCGTAGGATTGTTGCTATGCTGGATGCAGCAGACGTTTGGCATCATTGCCCTTGGCAGCAGTGCAGGCTCGTTCATCGTTGACTCCTATCCGGTGAGCGTTCATCCCACTGACGTGATACTGGTGTTCTTCACCGTAGTGGTGGTAGGATTCCTCTCGGTGTGGTATCCTGTGCGCTACTTCTCGCGCCGATTGCTGAAATAA
- a CDS encoding AsmA family protein gives MRKIVVRIFAIIGAIATTVIIIVVVGGLLLNTQSIQNKLLKKSTAMLSEKLNTAVDIDSVSIDLLTQDIHFNGVYIEDQQQYKMLQIDEMKVSLDLFQLAQNKVKVQSAKISGLEAELYKLSPDDPLNLQFIIDAFKKDKKNEKAAAEIEEEMKKNKKLELDIDELDLSNIKVKYNDLEAQFEKLDYHTQLNGEKKGVLRGLKTTWKRQTKKGMEDCEASIDLVNYTQRGDKHEAFVHGLHFANDNHLPRKNTGRPKRGAFDVGHIDMTADLQVFIDMLQKDSIIATVRNFKGTDSIAGINITDLSFKVNTNKKQAHLTDIIVKLDSTVLEIPKASIQLPSKKEGRELTYSTSTFNGYVMLKDIAKPFAPVLSKFDVPLTLNAKMRGNDDSMAFSDIIIATLDKKLKIAAYGGIINLRDKYKLQVRFHISNMTAKGSVKEEIINQFPVKKLMMKQLHTLGTINYQGDMAVLWKKEAFNGKLYTEQGNVDFNFAIDEANKYLNGTLKTNSLELGHVFAVDDLGPVGCEADFNFDISKPRTALMRKQKGGKLPIGQVKATVNEGSYKKLKVKNLLADIQSDGAVADGKLTLKGRHTDIICNFSYMSTDSVKNKLKVRPGIRFHGLSEEDKQAKAEAKAKKKQEKAEAKALRKQEKEERKRKKAEEKAAQKAA, from the coding sequence ATGAGGAAAATCGTCGTACGCATCTTTGCCATCATAGGCGCCATTGCCACAACAGTGATCATAATCGTTGTGGTGGGCGGACTGTTGCTCAACACCCAGTCTATACAGAACAAGCTGCTGAAGAAATCTACCGCCATGCTGTCGGAGAAGCTCAACACTGCCGTTGACATAGACAGTGTGAGCATAGACCTGCTGACACAGGACATCCACTTCAACGGCGTGTATATTGAAGACCAGCAACAGTACAAGATGCTACAGATAGACGAGATGAAGGTGAGCCTTGACCTGTTCCAACTGGCTCAGAACAAGGTGAAGGTACAGTCGGCAAAGATCTCGGGTCTGGAAGCTGAGCTTTACAAGCTCTCGCCCGACGACCCGCTGAACCTACAGTTCATCATTGATGCCTTCAAGAAAGACAAGAAGAACGAGAAGGCTGCCGCAGAGATAGAGGAAGAGATGAAGAAAAACAAAAAGCTCGAACTCGACATCGACGAACTGGACCTCAGCAACATAAAGGTGAAATACAACGACCTGGAGGCACAGTTCGAAAAGCTGGACTATCACACTCAGCTAAATGGCGAGAAGAAAGGTGTGCTGCGCGGACTGAAGACCACATGGAAGCGACAGACGAAGAAGGGAATGGAAGACTGCGAGGCAAGCATAGACCTCGTGAACTATACACAGAGAGGCGACAAGCATGAGGCCTTTGTCCACGGACTGCACTTCGCCAACGACAATCACCTGCCACGTAAGAATACTGGCAGACCGAAGCGAGGGGCGTTTGATGTAGGACATATAGACATGACTGCCGACCTGCAGGTGTTCATTGACATGCTACAGAAAGACTCCATCATTGCCACGGTAAGGAATTTCAAGGGCACTGACTCCATAGCCGGCATAAACATCACCGACCTGTCGTTCAAAGTAAACACAAACAAGAAACAGGCCCACCTTACCGACATCATAGTTAAGCTCGACAGCACAGTACTCGAGATACCGAAAGCCTCCATACAGCTGCCAAGCAAGAAAGAAGGAAGGGAGCTGACCTATTCAACATCGACCTTCAACGGATATGTGATGCTTAAGGATATCGCCAAGCCGTTTGCACCTGTGCTCTCAAAGTTCGATGTCCCACTGACCCTCAACGCGAAGATGCGCGGCAACGACGACTCAATGGCTTTCTCAGACATCATAATAGCCACACTTGACAAGAAGCTGAAGATTGCTGCCTATGGCGGCATCATCAACCTGAGAGACAAATATAAACTGCAGGTGCGCTTCCATATCAGTAACATGACGGCAAAAGGTAGTGTCAAGGAAGAAATAATAAACCAGTTCCCCGTCAAGAAGCTCATGATGAAACAGCTGCACACCCTTGGCACTATAAACTATCAGGGCGACATGGCTGTACTATGGAAGAAGGAGGCGTTCAACGGAAAGCTATACACTGAGCAAGGCAACGTGGACTTCAATTTTGCTATCGACGAAGCCAACAAATACCTCAATGGCACGCTGAAGACAAACAGTCTCGAGCTCGGTCATGTGTTTGCCGTGGATGATCTGGGGCCTGTAGGATGCGAAGCGGACTTTAACTTCGACATCTCCAAGCCGCGAACAGCACTCATGCGTAAGCAGAAAGGCGGCAAGCTGCCTATAGGACAGGTGAAGGCAACAGTCAACGAAGGCAGCTACAAGAAGCTCAAAGTAAAGAATCTGCTTGCCGACATACAGAGCGACGGTGCCGTGGCTGATGGTAAGCTGACGCTGAAAGGTCGTCATACCGACATCATCTGTAACTTCTCATACATGAGCACTGACTCGGTGAAGAACAAGCTGAAGGTAAGGCCTGGCATAAGGTTCCACGGACTCTCCGAGGAAGATAAGCAGGCAAAGGCTGAGGCAAAGGCAAAGAAGAAACAGGAGAAAGCCGAGGCTAAAGCCCTGCGCAAACAGGAGAAAGAAGAGCGCAAGCGCAAAAAGGCAGAGGAGAAAGCAGCTCAAAAAGCTGCTTAA
- a CDS encoding UDP-2,3-diacylglucosamine diphosphatase, with protein sequence MKPIFFLSDAHLGSLAIQHRRMQERRLVRFLDDIKDKAQAVYLLGDMFDFWYEYKYVVPKGFTRFLGKLSELTDMGVEVHYFTGNHDIWAYSYLADECGVTLHKKPETVELYGKVFYLAHGDGLGDPNKSFKIIKSIFHNKTCQVLFSALHPRWAMWFGLNWAKHSRMKRPDGEEPPYMGENREHLVLYTKKYIESHNDIDYFIYGHRHIEVDLQLSKKSRMIILGDWISHFSYVVWDGQHLFMSQYIEGETKL encoded by the coding sequence ATGAAACCGATTTTTTTCCTTTCCGACGCTCACCTTGGCTCACTTGCCATTCAGCACCGCAGGATGCAGGAGCGACGCCTGGTGCGCTTCCTTGACGACATAAAAGACAAGGCGCAGGCAGTGTATCTGCTCGGCGACATGTTCGACTTCTGGTACGAATATAAATATGTGGTGCCGAAAGGCTTCACCCGATTCTTAGGTAAGCTGTCGGAGCTTACCGACATGGGTGTGGAGGTGCACTACTTCACTGGCAACCATGACATATGGGCATACTCGTATCTGGCAGACGAATGTGGCGTCACGCTCCACAAGAAGCCAGAGACGGTAGAGCTCTACGGAAAAGTGTTCTATCTCGCCCACGGCGACGGACTCGGCGACCCGAACAAGAGCTTCAAAATCATTAAAAGCATCTTCCACAACAAGACATGCCAGGTGCTCTTCTCTGCACTGCACCCACGATGGGCCATGTGGTTCGGGCTGAACTGGGCCAAGCACTCACGCATGAAGCGTCCTGACGGCGAGGAGCCTCCCTACATGGGCGAGAACCGCGAACATCTGGTGCTCTATACAAAGAAGTATATCGAGTCACACAACGACATTGACTATTTCATCTACGGACATCGCCACATAGAGGTAGACCTGCAGCTCTCGAAGAAGTCGCGCATGATAATACTCGGCGACTGGATAAGTCACTTCAGCTATGTGGTATGGGACGGACAGCATCTGTTCATGTCACAATATATCGAAGGCGAGACAAAGTTATAA
- a CDS encoding four helix bundle protein yields the protein MKREPNILLEKSDAFSARIIKMYQYLKDYKRESIMSKQVLRSGTSIGANLSESKNAQSTPDYLSKQNIALKEADETLFWLKKLYEGGYLNDKEYNSINQDCTELVKMLVTSVKTLKRKMGITELQN from the coding sequence ATGAAAAGAGAGCCAAATATATTATTAGAGAAATCTGACGCTTTTTCTGCTAGAATAATAAAAATGTATCAATATCTGAAAGATTATAAAAGAGAGAGTATTATGTCCAAACAAGTGTTAAGAAGCGGAACGAGTATAGGTGCAAATCTTTCTGAAAGCAAAAATGCACAGAGTACTCCTGACTATTTGAGCAAACAGAATATTGCTCTTAAAGAAGCCGATGAAACTCTCTTTTGGCTTAAAAAGCTTTACGAAGGGGGGTACTTGAATGATAAAGAGTATAATTCCATCAACCAAGACTGTACTGAGTTAGTAAAAATGCTGGTAACTTCAGTGAAGACCTTGAAAAGAAAAATGGGAATAACAGAACTCCAGAACTAA
- a CDS encoding metal-sulfur cluster assembly factor — protein sequence MTQEEKTLIEERIVDVLKTVYDPEIPVDIYELGMIYKIDVKDDATVDIDMTFTAPNCPAADFILEDVHTKVESVDGVKTANINLVFEPAWDQSMMSEEARIELGF from the coding sequence ATGACACAAGAAGAGAAAACACTGATAGAAGAGCGCATCGTTGATGTGCTGAAGACGGTTTACGACCCTGAGATACCTGTTGACATCTACGAGCTTGGCATGATATACAAAATAGATGTCAAGGACGATGCCACCGTTGACATAGACATGACATTCACTGCCCCCAACTGTCCCGCTGCCGACTTCATCCTCGAAGACGTGCATACGAAGGTGGAGAGCGTGGATGGCGTCAAGACAGCTAACATCAACCTCGTCTTCGAACCAGCATGGGATCAAAGCATGATGAGCGAAGAAGCAAGAATTGAATTAGGCTTTTGA
- a CDS encoding M3 family metallopeptidase: MKLTKNIMTLVITSAMMMPFSACQKEQRENPLLQESALPYGAPDFSQIKTEDYLPAFEAAIEQRREGIKKITESADSATFENTILAYEESGRLLDRVSRVFFSIVEADKTPEIGEIEKKVQPMLTDLENEIAFNMSLFERIKKVYDNEYESLQGEEKKLTEEIYKEFVRNGALLPENKMARMKEINMRISELQQQWGDQLPAATNDAVVWVDKKEDLAGLSEADIAQCQKDAESRGSKAPYAIVIVNTTQQAILASLDNRELRKKVFESSIHRADGTNNHNTFAIVSEMAKLRAEKAEIMGFPTYAAYSLDNTMAKTPENVYAFLKNLIAQYTPKADAETKAIEAFAHDASLTSNPLPLTSSLEPYDRFYYSAKMKKEKLNISEDEVKPYFNVDSVLINGVFYAANRVYGLSFKERTDIPTYHPDMKVFEVIDKDGKTKALFYTDYFRRPTKRGGAWMDNFIEQSNYWNQMPIVFNVCNSAKAPEGKPSLLTWDEVTTMFHEFGHALHSILSNCKYQKLAGTNVARDFVEMPSQFNESFASIPEIFDNYARHCETGEAMPADLKERMLNSINFHSAYALGENLAATCLDLAWHMLSSKEVPSAEDAAKFETEALRKIGLLNNQIPPRYSTSYFNHVWGGGYAAGYYSYLWTEVLAVNIADVFAQRGALNPQTGQDMRDKILSRGNTGDLMQMFTDFTGMQQPDATGLLKARGL, encoded by the coding sequence ATGAAGTTGACAAAAAACATTATGACACTTGTTATCACATCAGCCATGATGATGCCGTTTAGCGCCTGTCAGAAAGAACAGCGCGAGAACCCACTGTTGCAAGAGAGCGCCCTACCCTATGGTGCTCCAGACTTCAGCCAGATAAAGACAGAGGACTATCTGCCTGCCTTCGAGGCTGCCATAGAGCAGAGACGCGAAGGCATAAAGAAGATTACCGAATCAGCTGACTCAGCTACGTTTGAAAACACCATCCTCGCCTACGAGGAGAGCGGACGACTGCTCGACCGCGTAAGCCGTGTGTTCTTCTCCATTGTTGAGGCCGACAAGACTCCTGAGATTGGCGAGATAGAGAAGAAAGTGCAGCCCATGCTTACCGACCTTGAGAACGAGATTGCCTTCAACATGTCTCTCTTCGAGCGCATAAAGAAGGTATATGACAACGAATATGAGTCGCTGCAGGGCGAAGAAAAAAAGCTGACAGAGGAGATATACAAGGAGTTCGTACGCAATGGTGCCCTCCTGCCAGAAAACAAGATGGCTCGCATGAAGGAGATAAACATGCGAATCTCTGAGCTGCAGCAACAGTGGGGCGACCAGCTGCCTGCTGCTACCAACGATGCCGTGGTGTGGGTTGATAAGAAGGAGGACCTCGCAGGACTCTCAGAGGCTGACATTGCCCAGTGCCAGAAGGATGCAGAGAGCCGTGGAAGCAAGGCACCATACGCCATAGTGATAGTAAACACCACACAGCAGGCCATACTGGCAAGCCTCGACAACCGCGAGTTGAGAAAAAAGGTGTTCGAGTCATCAATACACCGCGCCGACGGAACAAACAATCACAACACCTTTGCCATTGTCAGCGAGATGGCGAAACTGCGTGCTGAGAAGGCAGAAATCATGGGATTCCCCACATACGCCGCCTACTCACTGGACAACACCATGGCGAAGACTCCAGAGAATGTCTATGCTTTCCTGAAGAACCTCATTGCGCAATACACCCCGAAGGCCGATGCTGAGACAAAAGCCATCGAGGCCTTTGCCCATGATGCTTCTCTAACCTCTAACCCCTTGCCTCTCACCTCGAGCCTCGAACCCTACGACCGCTTCTACTATTCTGCAAAGATGAAGAAAGAGAAACTGAACATCTCTGAGGATGAGGTGAAGCCTTACTTCAATGTGGACAGCGTGCTCATCAACGGTGTGTTCTATGCTGCCAACCGCGTCTATGGACTCTCGTTCAAGGAGCGCACCGATATTCCCACCTATCATCCTGACATGAAGGTCTTTGAGGTTATAGACAAGGACGGCAAGACAAAGGCGCTGTTCTACACCGACTACTTCCGTCGCCCAACTAAGCGAGGCGGCGCATGGATGGACAATTTCATTGAGCAGAGCAACTACTGGAACCAGATGCCAATAGTCTTCAATGTATGCAACAGTGCAAAGGCACCTGAAGGAAAGCCATCGCTACTCACATGGGACGAGGTGACAACAATGTTCCATGAGTTCGGTCATGCCTTGCACAGCATCCTCTCCAACTGTAAGTATCAGAAGCTCGCAGGTACTAACGTAGCCCGCGACTTCGTGGAGATGCCATCACAGTTCAACGAGTCGTTTGCTTCTATACCAGAGATCTTCGATAACTACGCACGCCACTGCGAGACAGGCGAGGCCATGCCAGCCGACCTGAAGGAGCGCATGCTCAACAGCATAAACTTCCACTCTGCCTATGCTCTTGGTGAGAACCTTGCAGCCACATGCCTTGACCTGGCATGGCACATGCTGTCATCGAAAGAGGTGCCATCAGCAGAGGATGCCGCAAAGTTCGAGACTGAGGCCCTACGCAAGATTGGACTGCTGAACAACCAGATTCCACCACGCTACAGCACCAGCTATTTCAACCATGTGTGGGGCGGTGGCTATGCTGCCGGCTACTATAGCTATCTGTGGACGGAGGTGCTGGCAGTAAACATTGCCGATGTATTCGCACAGCGCGGAGCACTGAACCCTCAGACAGGTCAGGACATGCGCGACAAGATTCTCAGCCGCGGTAATACGGGCGACCTGATGCAGATGTTCACTGACTTCACAGGCATGCAACAGCCAGACGCCACAGGTCTGCTCAAGGCAAGAGGACTGTGA
- the radC gene encoding RadC family protein codes for MTKLNINQWAEEDRPREKMERLGAQSLSDAELLAILVGSGSTKEDAVSLMKRLLGDCNNNLNTLGKKTIHDLCQYNGIGPAKAITIMAACELGKRRQMEKPEERPELTTATRIYNHMHPLMQDLDTEEFWVLYLNQSQRLIKKQRIARGGISEVSVDVRIIIREAVLCNATIVVACHNHPSGNIMPSKADNDLTKSLLQACNLMRLKFMDHVIVADGQYYSYHESGRI; via the coding sequence ATGACGAAGCTGAACATTAACCAATGGGCAGAGGAAGACCGTCCGCGCGAAAAGATGGAGCGGCTGGGGGCACAGTCGCTCAGCGACGCAGAGTTGTTGGCAATACTCGTCGGCTCTGGATCAACAAAGGAGGATGCTGTCAGCTTGATGAAACGACTGCTGGGCGACTGCAACAACAACCTGAACACGCTGGGCAAGAAGACCATTCACGACCTGTGCCAGTATAACGGCATAGGACCAGCGAAGGCCATAACCATCATGGCTGCCTGCGAACTGGGCAAGCGTCGCCAGATGGAGAAGCCTGAGGAACGCCCTGAGCTGACCACAGCCACTCGCATTTATAACCACATGCACCCACTGATGCAAGACCTCGACACAGAGGAGTTCTGGGTGCTATACCTGAACCAGAGTCAGCGACTTATCAAGAAACAGCGAATAGCACGCGGTGGCATATCAGAGGTGAGCGTGGATGTGCGCATAATAATCCGCGAGGCTGTGCTCTGCAACGCCACAATCGTTGTGGCATGCCACAACCACCCTTCGGGCAACATCATGCCCAGCAAGGCTGACAACGACCTGACAAAAAGTCTCCTGCAGGCCTGCAACCTGATGCGCCTAAAGTTCATGGACCACGTCATCGTTGCCGATGGACAGTACTACTCTTATCATGAGAGTGGGAGAATATGA
- a CDS encoding glycosyltransferase, with translation MKYSIIVPVFNRPDEVDELLESLCQQEVKDFEVIIVEDGSSIPCKDVCDKYAGILDLHYYFKENSGPGQSRNYGAERANGDWLIVLDSDVVLPEDYLHAVDERLKMKNERYDYTCGKEPDSKTDHISHLSSIISSIDAWGGPDASHPSFTPIQKAISYSMTSFFTTGGIRGGKGKKLDKFFPRSYNMGIRREVYQELGGFSKMRFGEDIDFSYRIVEAGYKTALIPEAWVWHKRRTDFRKFFRQVSNSGRARINLEKRHPGTMKLVHLLPTVFTLGVIGLLLCTAILLFLAPCLSLLALSPIILYSLIICIDSSILNKSLWVGVLSIPAAFVQLMGYGLGFIEQWWKRCVLKQPEALPADLSEAERQALEKKFYK, from the coding sequence ATGAAATACAGCATCATCGTTCCGGTCTTCAATCGTCCTGATGAAGTTGATGAGCTCTTAGAGAGTCTCTGTCAGCAGGAGGTAAAGGATTTTGAAGTCATCATCGTTGAAGACGGATCGAGCATACCATGCAAGGATGTCTGCGACAAGTACGCAGGCATCCTTGATTTGCATTATTACTTTAAGGAGAATAGCGGCCCAGGACAGAGCCGCAACTACGGTGCCGAGCGCGCCAACGGCGACTGGCTCATTGTGCTCGACTCTGACGTTGTGCTACCCGAAGATTATCTACATGCCGTAGATGAAAGATTAAAAATGAAAAATGAAAGATATGATTACACCTGCGGTAAAGAACCCGACAGCAAAACCGACCATATCTCTCATCTATCATCTATCATCTCAAGCATCGACGCCTGGGGCGGTCCCGACGCCTCTCACCCGTCGTTCACCCCTATCCAGAAAGCCATCTCTTACAGCATGACCTCATTCTTTACCACTGGCGGCATTCGCGGTGGCAAAGGAAAAAAGCTCGACAAGTTCTTCCCACGTTCCTATAACATGGGCATCCGTCGTGAGGTCTATCAGGAACTGGGCGGTTTTTCGAAGATGCGCTTTGGCGAGGACATCGACTTCTCCTATCGCATAGTCGAGGCAGGCTATAAGACAGCCCTTATCCCCGAGGCGTGGGTATGGCACAAGCGCCGCACTGACTTCCGTAAGTTCTTCCGCCAGGTGAGCAACAGCGGTCGCGCCCGCATAAACCTGGAGAAGCGCCACCCGGGCACCATGAAGCTTGTTCACCTGTTGCCCACCGTCTTCACACTTGGCGTCATTGGCTTGCTGTTGTGCACAGCCATCCTACTCTTCCTGGCTCCCTGCTTGTCGCTCCTGGCACTATCACCTATTATATTATATAGTCTCATTATCTGTATCGACTCCAGCATTCTCAATAAGAGTCTTTGGGTAGGTGTTCTCAGCATCCCTGCTGCCTTTGTTCAGCTCATGGGCTACGGCCTCGGTTTCATAGAGCAATGGTGGAAACGCTGCGTCTTGAAGCAGCCGGAAGCACTACCTGCCGACCTCTCAGAGGCAGAACGCCAAGCTTTGGAAAAGAAGTTCTATAAGTAG
- the efp gene encoding elongation factor P encodes MINSQDIKKGTAIRMDGAIWVCIDFQHRKPGKGNTIMIIKLKNVSDGRVLERRFNIGEKLEDVIIERRPYQYLYEDQSGRIFMNQETFEQIPIDNELVIGHEYMKESDIVEVVSDTTDGTILYAEMPVKTILRVTHSEPGIKGDTATNTLKPATLETGVEVRVPLFINEGDLIQVDTRDGSYLARAKE; translated from the coding sequence ATGATTAACTCACAAGACATTAAGAAGGGCACCGCCATTCGTATGGACGGCGCCATTTGGGTTTGCATCGACTTCCAGCACCGCAAGCCAGGTAAGGGAAACACCATCATGATTATCAAGTTGAAGAACGTCAGCGACGGCCGCGTGCTCGAGCGTCGTTTCAACATCGGTGAGAAACTGGAAGACGTCATCATCGAGCGTCGCCCATACCAGTATCTCTACGAGGACCAGTCAGGCCGTATCTTCATGAATCAGGAGACCTTCGAGCAGATTCCCATCGACAACGAGCTCGTTATCGGTCATGAGTACATGAAGGAGAGCGACATCGTGGAGGTTGTTTCTGACACCACCGACGGCACTATCCTCTACGCTGAGATGCCTGTGAAGACCATTCTCCGCGTTACACACTCTGAGCCCGGCATCAAGGGCGACACCGCTACCAACACTCTGAAGCCAGCTACACTTGAGACAGGCGTTGAAGTGCGTGTTCCTCTGTTCATCAACGAGGGCGACCTCATCCAGGTTGACACTCGCGACGGCAGCTACCTCGCTCGCGCTAAAGAATAA